The following proteins come from a genomic window of Malus domestica chromosome 02, GDT2T_hap1:
- the LOC103406959 gene encoding beta-galactosidase 15-like produces MERLLPSLEPETYHSWAKALAIAPSATSWYMTSVHLKKYEPIWSKNMALRVNDAGFILLAYVKGEYVGSQWAQYYVFNYVFEKNVKLHPGKNIISLWSATVGFPNYGG; encoded by the exons atggagaggctactcccaagtctcgaacccgagacctatcactcatgggcgaaggcacttgccatcgcaccaagtgcgacctcttggtACATGACAAG TGTTCATCTCAAGAAATATGAACCAATCTGGAGCAAGAATATGGCTTTAAGGGTCAATGACGCTGGTTTTATTCTTCTTGCATATGTCAAAGGGGAATATGTTG GTTCTCAATGGGCTCAATACTACGTCTTCAACTATGTTTTCGAGAAAAATGTCAAGTTACATCCTGGAAAGAACATTATTTCATTGTGGAGTGCTACTGTTGGATTTCCG AATTACGGAGGTTAA
- the LOC103406845 gene encoding FCS-Like Zinc finger 13: MISWMFENNHHPHNSKTKPWAKSHVHPLHHHILESLKLKSIPNTLNTFTFLMLKFAKRPFPMIGKISELLVSGNRAGFSDTGTSPRSPLDLKMQPSPSPRGLKSYDVGGVGLGIVAALEKSALNGREILAKYGVFCPNTNRSDPIPVNSGKNSDGFSSTGGQEFEEDSLENYTYVTLRGQNKPCTKVYYDGGDCAGSAMHRPTGNGGLTICDDDLESSVFPTSDFLSCCHLCKKSLHGKDIYMYRGEKAFCSTECRSTQIIADERKEQCRSEALRSADASRSSCSREEIVFSTGILVI, from the exons ATGATTTCATGGATGTTTGAAAACAATCATCACCCACATAattccaaaacaaaaccatgggcTAAGTCCCATGTCCACCCACTCCACCATCATATATTGGAGAGCCTAAAACTAAAGAGCATTCCAAATACACTCAACACTTTCACTTTTCTTATGTTGAAGTTTGCCAAGAGACCTTTCCCGATGATCGGAAAGATATCGGAACTCCTAGTTTCCGGCAACCGTGCAGGGTTTTCCGACACGGGGACAAGCCCTAGAAGTCCATTGGACCTCAAGATGCAACCTTCTCCGAGTCCTAGAGGCTTGAAGAGCTACGACGTTGGCGGTGTTGGGTTGGGCATAGTAGCTGCCTTGGAAAAATCAGCCCTTAACGGACGTGAAATATTGGCAAAATACGGCGTGTTCTGTCCGAACACGAACCGGTCCGACCCGATTCCGGTGAACTCGGGTAAAAACAGTGATGGGTTTTCGTCAACAGGTGGCCAAGAATTTGAGGAAGATAGTCTGGAGAATTATACTTACGTGACTCTTCGTGGACAAAACAAGCCATGCACGAAGGTGTACTATGACGGAGGTGACTGCGCGGGAAGTGCCATGCACCGCCCTACCGGTAACGGTGGTTTGACTATATGTGACGATGATCTTGAAAGCTCGGTTTTTCCGACGTCGGATTTTCTCAGTTGCTGCCATTTGTGCAAGAAAAGCCTTCATGGAAAGGACATATACATGTACAG AGGAGAAAAGGCATTTTGTAGCACAGAATGTCGGTCAACCCAGATAATTGCCGATGAGAGGAAAGAGCAGTGCAGATCAGAAGCTTTGAGATCAGCAGATGCTTCGAGATCATCGTGTTCGAGAGAGGAGATCGTCTTCTCCACTGGGATTCTTGTGATTTAA
- the LOC103406958 gene encoding oligouridylate-binding protein 1-like isoform X1, producing the protein MQQQRFKQQAMMQQSLYQHPALLGAPQIEPILSGNLPPGFDSSTCRSVYVGNIHPQVTEPLMQEVFASTGPLEGCKLIRKDKSSYGFVDYFDRRSAALAIVTLNGRHLFGQPIKVNWAYASSQREDTSGHFNIFVGDLSPEVTDATLFACFSGYSSCSDARVMWDQKTGRSRGFGFVSFRNQQEAQSAINDLNGKWLGSRQIRCNWATKGATSSDDKQSTDSKSVVELTNGTSDDGQEKPNEDAPENNPQYTTVYVGNLSPEVTSADLHRHFHGLGAGVIEDVRVQRDKGFGFVRYSTHSEAAVAIQLGNARFLCGKPIKCSWGSKPTPPGTSSTPLPPPAAVHIPGFSAADLVAYERQLALSKMGGAQALMLPQGQHALKAAMGLGAGASQAIYDGGYHNVATTQQLMYYQ; encoded by the exons ATGCAACAGCAGAGGTTCAAGCAGCAAGCCATGATGCAGCAGTCGCTATACCAACACCCTGCCCTCTTAGGGGCCCCTCAG atagAGCCTATCTTGAGTGGAAATCTGCCTCCTGGGTTTGATTCAAGTACTTGCCGCAGCGT TTATGTTGGAAATATTCACCCACAAGTTACCGAACCCCTTATGCAAGAAGTTTTTGCCAGTACTGGTCCACTTGAAGGATGCAAGCTCATAAGGAAGGATAAG TCATCCTATGGATTTGTTGACTACTTTGATCGTAGGTCAGCTGCTCTTGCTATTGTGACCCTTAATGGCAGGCATCT ATTTGGGCAGCCGATTAAAGTTAATTGGGCATATGCAAGTAGTCAGAGAGAGGATACATCAG gtcattttaatatttttgttggTGATCTTAGCCCTGAGGTTACTGATGCTACACTGTTTGCATGCTTTTCTGGTTATTCCAGTTGTTC AGATGCTAGAGTTATGTGGGATCAGAAAACTGGGCGTTCAAGGGGCTTTGGGTTTGTTTCTTTCCGAAATCAGCAG GAGGCCCAAAGTGCAATTAATGACTTAAATG GAAAGTGGCTTGGAAGTAGACAGATTCGGTGCAATTGGGCCACAAAGGGTGCTACTTCCAGTGATGACAAGCAGAGTACTGATTCTAAAAGTGTTGTAGAGCTGACGAATGGAACGTCAG ACGATGGTCAGGAGAAGCCTAATGAAGATGCTCCAGAGAACAATCCTCAGTATACTACAGTTTATGTGGGCAATCTATCTCCCGAG GTTACTTCAGCTGACCTCCATCGTCATTTCCATGGCCTTGGTGCCGGAGTTATTGAAGATGTTCGGGTGCAGCGAGATAAAGGTTTTGGGTTTGTGAGATACAGTACGCATTCTGAAGCAGCTGTGGCTATCCAGTTGGGGAATGCTAGGTTTCTGTGTGGCAAACCGATTAAG TGTTCATGGGGCAGCAAGCCTACTCCACCAGGGACAAGCTCGACCCCCCTGCCGCCACCAGCTGCAGTTCACATTCCAGGTTTCTCAGCCGCCGACCTTGTGGCCTATGAAAGACAACTGGCATTGAGCAAAATGGGTGGCGCCCAAGCCCTCATGCTTCCGCAGGGTCAGCATGCACTGAAGGCAGCCATGGGGTTGGGTGCTGGAGCTAGTCAGGCCATATACGACGGTGGCTACCATAATGTAGCAACAACTCAGCAACTCATGTACTACCAGTAA
- the LOC103406958 gene encoding oligouridylate-binding protein 1-like isoform X4, translating into MQEVFASTGPLEGCKLIRKDKSSYGFVDYFDRRSAALAIVTLNGRFGQPIKVNWAYASSQREDTSGHFNIFVGDLSPEVTDATLFACFSGYSSCSDARVMWDQKTGRSRGFGFVSFRNQQEAQSAINDLNGKWLGSRQIRCNWATKGATSSDDKQSTDSKSVVELTNGTSDDGQEKPNEDAPENNPQYTTVYVGNLSPEVTSADLHRHFHGLGAGVIEDVRVQRDKGFGFVRYSTHSEAAVAIQLGNARFLCGKPIKCSWGSKPTPPGTSSTPLPPPAAVHIPGFSAADLVAYERQLALSKMGGAQALMLPQGQHALKAAMGLGAGASQAIYDGGYHNVATTQQLMYYQ; encoded by the exons ATGCAAGAAGTTTTTGCCAGTACTGGTCCACTTGAAGGATGCAAGCTCATAAGGAAGGATAAG TCATCCTATGGATTTGTTGACTACTTTGATCGTAGGTCAGCTGCTCTTGCTATTGTGACCCTTAATGGCAG ATTTGGGCAGCCGATTAAAGTTAATTGGGCATATGCAAGTAGTCAGAGAGAGGATACATCAG gtcattttaatatttttgttggTGATCTTAGCCCTGAGGTTACTGATGCTACACTGTTTGCATGCTTTTCTGGTTATTCCAGTTGTTC AGATGCTAGAGTTATGTGGGATCAGAAAACTGGGCGTTCAAGGGGCTTTGGGTTTGTTTCTTTCCGAAATCAGCAG GAGGCCCAAAGTGCAATTAATGACTTAAATG GAAAGTGGCTTGGAAGTAGACAGATTCGGTGCAATTGGGCCACAAAGGGTGCTACTTCCAGTGATGACAAGCAGAGTACTGATTCTAAAAGTGTTGTAGAGCTGACGAATGGAACGTCAG ACGATGGTCAGGAGAAGCCTAATGAAGATGCTCCAGAGAACAATCCTCAGTATACTACAGTTTATGTGGGCAATCTATCTCCCGAG GTTACTTCAGCTGACCTCCATCGTCATTTCCATGGCCTTGGTGCCGGAGTTATTGAAGATGTTCGGGTGCAGCGAGATAAAGGTTTTGGGTTTGTGAGATACAGTACGCATTCTGAAGCAGCTGTGGCTATCCAGTTGGGGAATGCTAGGTTTCTGTGTGGCAAACCGATTAAG TGTTCATGGGGCAGCAAGCCTACTCCACCAGGGACAAGCTCGACCCCCCTGCCGCCACCAGCTGCAGTTCACATTCCAGGTTTCTCAGCCGCCGACCTTGTGGCCTATGAAAGACAACTGGCATTGAGCAAAATGGGTGGCGCCCAAGCCCTCATGCTTCCGCAGGGTCAGCATGCACTGAAGGCAGCCATGGGGTTGGGTGCTGGAGCTAGTCAGGCCATATACGACGGTGGCTACCATAATGTAGCAACAACTCAGCAACTCATGTACTACCAGTAA
- the LOC103406958 gene encoding oligouridylate-binding protein 1-like isoform X2, producing MQQQRFKQQAMMQQSLYQHPALLGAPQIEPILSGNLPPGFDSSTCRSVYVGNIHPQVTEPLMQEVFASTGPLEGCKLIRKDKSSYGFVDYFDRRSAALAIVTLNGRFGQPIKVNWAYASSQREDTSGHFNIFVGDLSPEVTDATLFACFSGYSSCSDARVMWDQKTGRSRGFGFVSFRNQQEAQSAINDLNGKWLGSRQIRCNWATKGATSSDDKQSTDSKSVVELTNGTSDDGQEKPNEDAPENNPQYTTVYVGNLSPEVTSADLHRHFHGLGAGVIEDVRVQRDKGFGFVRYSTHSEAAVAIQLGNARFLCGKPIKCSWGSKPTPPGTSSTPLPPPAAVHIPGFSAADLVAYERQLALSKMGGAQALMLPQGQHALKAAMGLGAGASQAIYDGGYHNVATTQQLMYYQ from the exons ATGCAACAGCAGAGGTTCAAGCAGCAAGCCATGATGCAGCAGTCGCTATACCAACACCCTGCCCTCTTAGGGGCCCCTCAG atagAGCCTATCTTGAGTGGAAATCTGCCTCCTGGGTTTGATTCAAGTACTTGCCGCAGCGT TTATGTTGGAAATATTCACCCACAAGTTACCGAACCCCTTATGCAAGAAGTTTTTGCCAGTACTGGTCCACTTGAAGGATGCAAGCTCATAAGGAAGGATAAG TCATCCTATGGATTTGTTGACTACTTTGATCGTAGGTCAGCTGCTCTTGCTATTGTGACCCTTAATGGCAG ATTTGGGCAGCCGATTAAAGTTAATTGGGCATATGCAAGTAGTCAGAGAGAGGATACATCAG gtcattttaatatttttgttggTGATCTTAGCCCTGAGGTTACTGATGCTACACTGTTTGCATGCTTTTCTGGTTATTCCAGTTGTTC AGATGCTAGAGTTATGTGGGATCAGAAAACTGGGCGTTCAAGGGGCTTTGGGTTTGTTTCTTTCCGAAATCAGCAG GAGGCCCAAAGTGCAATTAATGACTTAAATG GAAAGTGGCTTGGAAGTAGACAGATTCGGTGCAATTGGGCCACAAAGGGTGCTACTTCCAGTGATGACAAGCAGAGTACTGATTCTAAAAGTGTTGTAGAGCTGACGAATGGAACGTCAG ACGATGGTCAGGAGAAGCCTAATGAAGATGCTCCAGAGAACAATCCTCAGTATACTACAGTTTATGTGGGCAATCTATCTCCCGAG GTTACTTCAGCTGACCTCCATCGTCATTTCCATGGCCTTGGTGCCGGAGTTATTGAAGATGTTCGGGTGCAGCGAGATAAAGGTTTTGGGTTTGTGAGATACAGTACGCATTCTGAAGCAGCTGTGGCTATCCAGTTGGGGAATGCTAGGTTTCTGTGTGGCAAACCGATTAAG TGTTCATGGGGCAGCAAGCCTACTCCACCAGGGACAAGCTCGACCCCCCTGCCGCCACCAGCTGCAGTTCACATTCCAGGTTTCTCAGCCGCCGACCTTGTGGCCTATGAAAGACAACTGGCATTGAGCAAAATGGGTGGCGCCCAAGCCCTCATGCTTCCGCAGGGTCAGCATGCACTGAAGGCAGCCATGGGGTTGGGTGCTGGAGCTAGTCAGGCCATATACGACGGTGGCTACCATAATGTAGCAACAACTCAGCAACTCATGTACTACCAGTAA
- the LOC103406846 gene encoding ethylene-responsive transcription factor ERF017-like (The RefSeq protein has 3 substitutions compared to this genomic sequence), which produces MSNHFSKIFDTSSSSSSSSMLNQTSGEPSERNDVKYKGVRKRKWGKWVSEIRLPNCRERIWLGSYGTPEKAARAFDAALFCLRGRTAKFNFPDNPPDIPGGRSLSPAEIQVEAARFANSEIPRSHQSMSAPQAECQSMSELQAESQSPSLSEGSGTAFMDTDLQVTPNESLSDLFGSFGSGNYATEYGLFPGFDEMNGQFFSPASAAPTPAVDYVEENLDGQFFNPAQESFLWNF; this is translated from the coding sequence ATGTCAAACCACTTCTCCAAAATCTTTGAtacgtcgtcgtcgtcgtcgtcgtcgtccaTGCTGAACCAGACGAGCGGGGAGCCCTCCGAGCGAAACGACGTCAAGTACAAGGGCGTCCGCAAGCGTAAGTGGGGCAAATGGGTGTCGGAAATCCGCCTCCCCAACTGCCGCGAGAGAATCTGGTTGGGATCCTATGACACGCCAGAGAAGGCGGCGCGTGCCTTCGACGCGGCACTCTTTTGCTTACGTGGTCGCACCGCCAAGTTTAATTTCCCCGACAACCCGCCGGATATTCCTGGGGGAAGGTCGCTGAGCCCTGCCGAGATCCAGGTCGAGGCGGCGAGGTTCGCGAATTCGGAGATTCCGAGGAGCCACCAGTCGATGTCGGCGCCGCAGGCTGAGTGTCAGTCCATGTCGGAGTTGCAGGCCGAGTCTCAGTCTCCGTCCCTGTCGGAGGGCAGTGGGACCGCCTTCATGGACACTGATTTTCAAGTGACTCCAAACGAGTCGCTTTCGGACCTGTTTGGTTCATTCGGGTCGGGTAATTACGCCACGGAGTACGGTTTGTTTCCGGGATTTGATGAAATGAACGGTCAGTTTTTCAGTCCAGCATCGGCGGCACCAACGCCGGCCGTTGATTACGCGGAAGAGAACTTGGACGGTCAGTTTTTCAATCCGGCCCAGGAGTCTTTCCTCTGGAATTTCTAG
- the LOC103406958 gene encoding oligouridylate-binding protein 1-like isoform X3, translating into MQEVFASTGPLEGCKLIRKDKSSYGFVDYFDRRSAALAIVTLNGRHLFGQPIKVNWAYASSQREDTSGHFNIFVGDLSPEVTDATLFACFSGYSSCSDARVMWDQKTGRSRGFGFVSFRNQQEAQSAINDLNGKWLGSRQIRCNWATKGATSSDDKQSTDSKSVVELTNGTSDDGQEKPNEDAPENNPQYTTVYVGNLSPEVTSADLHRHFHGLGAGVIEDVRVQRDKGFGFVRYSTHSEAAVAIQLGNARFLCGKPIKCSWGSKPTPPGTSSTPLPPPAAVHIPGFSAADLVAYERQLALSKMGGAQALMLPQGQHALKAAMGLGAGASQAIYDGGYHNVATTQQLMYYQ; encoded by the exons ATGCAAGAAGTTTTTGCCAGTACTGGTCCACTTGAAGGATGCAAGCTCATAAGGAAGGATAAG TCATCCTATGGATTTGTTGACTACTTTGATCGTAGGTCAGCTGCTCTTGCTATTGTGACCCTTAATGGCAGGCATCT ATTTGGGCAGCCGATTAAAGTTAATTGGGCATATGCAAGTAGTCAGAGAGAGGATACATCAG gtcattttaatatttttgttggTGATCTTAGCCCTGAGGTTACTGATGCTACACTGTTTGCATGCTTTTCTGGTTATTCCAGTTGTTC AGATGCTAGAGTTATGTGGGATCAGAAAACTGGGCGTTCAAGGGGCTTTGGGTTTGTTTCTTTCCGAAATCAGCAG GAGGCCCAAAGTGCAATTAATGACTTAAATG GAAAGTGGCTTGGAAGTAGACAGATTCGGTGCAATTGGGCCACAAAGGGTGCTACTTCCAGTGATGACAAGCAGAGTACTGATTCTAAAAGTGTTGTAGAGCTGACGAATGGAACGTCAG ACGATGGTCAGGAGAAGCCTAATGAAGATGCTCCAGAGAACAATCCTCAGTATACTACAGTTTATGTGGGCAATCTATCTCCCGAG GTTACTTCAGCTGACCTCCATCGTCATTTCCATGGCCTTGGTGCCGGAGTTATTGAAGATGTTCGGGTGCAGCGAGATAAAGGTTTTGGGTTTGTGAGATACAGTACGCATTCTGAAGCAGCTGTGGCTATCCAGTTGGGGAATGCTAGGTTTCTGTGTGGCAAACCGATTAAG TGTTCATGGGGCAGCAAGCCTACTCCACCAGGGACAAGCTCGACCCCCCTGCCGCCACCAGCTGCAGTTCACATTCCAGGTTTCTCAGCCGCCGACCTTGTGGCCTATGAAAGACAACTGGCATTGAGCAAAATGGGTGGCGCCCAAGCCCTCATGCTTCCGCAGGGTCAGCATGCACTGAAGGCAGCCATGGGGTTGGGTGCTGGAGCTAGTCAGGCCATATACGACGGTGGCTACCATAATGTAGCAACAACTCAGCAACTCATGTACTACCAGTAA